GCCCCGATTTTTAAGAATATTAAAGATTGTACGCCTGGCTTTGAGGTGCTGGGGGCGCCGGTAGGGCTGAGCCCTGATAAAGAACATCCATTTAAGCGGGTGGCGCTTTCTCTTGGGCTGCCTGTGGATATGTCTGGCCCCGCGCTTGTGGAGGCCTGGTCTCATCTTCCGGACGTGGAGCCGATTCCGCCTCGTCTTGTAGAGACAGGAGCATGTAAGGAAAATAAAGTATTTGGCGAAGACATAGACCTGACAAAGCTTCCTGTGCCATTTATTCATTATGGGGACGGAGGACGTTATATCAATACATACGGGATCTTCATTGCACGTACGCCTGACGGTTCGTGGGTGAACTGGGCTATCACGCGCGCAATGCTGGACGGTCCCCGGACGATTGCCGGCGTCGTGATCCCCACACAGGATTTCGGTAAAATATATGCGCAGTGGAAGGAGATCGGGGAGGAGATGCCATTTGCATTGTGCCTCGGGGTGGACCCGGCCATTGCGATGATCGCCGGATACCCGCTCCCGTCCGGTGTCAATGAAGGGGAAGTGATCGGCGGCTGGTACAAAGAACCTGTGGATGTTGTCAAGTGTGAGACGCACGATCTTCTTGTTCCTGCATCGAGCGAGATCGTAATTGAAGGGTTTGCTTCTTTGGAGGAAATGGTTCCGGAAGGGCCGATGGGTGAGTATGGAGGATATGTCTGGGCCGGGCGCAGTAAGCCGGTACCGTGCTTTCATGTGACAGCGATGACACATCGGGATAATCCTGTCATGCCTGTCTGTGTGGCCGGAGTTCCGACAGAAGAAAACCATACGAACTGGGGCATGAGTATAGCTGCCAGCATACAGAATGTACTGCGCAGGCAGGGATTTCCGATCAGGGAATGCTTTATTCCGATGGAATCAGCGGCCCACTGGTTTGTTGTGTCGGTTGACCGTGAACGGAAGCAGGAGGACGACGAACAACTGGCTGTTGATATCGGAAAGGCAGTTTTTGCGTCAAAGGGCGGCTCTTATATTCCGAAAGTGTTAGTCGTGGACGACGATGTTGATCCAGGCGATATCAAACAGCTTGTATGGGCGCTGGCGACCCGGCATCATCCGGACAGAAGGGTGGTCATGGAAGACCAGTATATCTTTCCGCTTGTGGCATACTTAAGCGCAGAGGAGAAGAGTGAGGCTATATCCACAAGGGTGATTTATAATTGTCTCACACCGTTCCACAGATGGCCGCAGGAGCAGCGCCCTGTGGAGGCGTCTTTCAGGGGATACCCGGAAGAGCTGCAGAAGCATGTGCTTGATAATTGGGAGAAATATGGATTCTGACAGGAACAGGAGAGAAGAAATGAGGATCATTGCAGGGGTGACAGGCGCTACCGGGGTGATAATGAGTTATTATCTTCTGAAAGCGCTCAAAAGCATAGAAGGCTGTGAAGTATATCTGATCTTAAGTGACGGTGCAAAACTTACATGGGAACTGGAAAGCAGTATTCCGCTGGAGGAGATGGTGGAACTTGCAGATCATGTATATGATGAACGAGATTTGGCGGCTCCGGTATCCAGCGGTTCGTTCGTGACGGACGGCATGATCGTTTTGCCATGCAGTATGAAGACACTTGCCGGGATCGCGTCCGGATATGCGGAAAATCTGATCGTCCGGGCTGCGGATGTCTGTATGAAAGAGGGACGGAAAGTTGTTCTCGTTCCGAGAGAGATGCCGTTTGGAAAAATCCATATCCGGAACATGAAAGAGGCATCTGAGCTGGGCTGCGTCATTGTGCCTCCGGTTTTGACATTTTACAACAGCCCCGGAACGATAGAGGATATGATCAACCATATTGTGGGCAAGATATTGCTGCAGTTTGGGATCTCATACGATAAATTTATACCATGGACGGGGGAGCCGGAAAAGAAATGCTGAAAGAAGAGTTATTCAACGGTTATTATATATACTGTGATGTGATCCGTATGGGGAAGGACTGTACAATGGCTGTGTATGGAGGAGATTCCCCTCATGTAGGCTGCGCTGTAATGTCTGCAGCGAGGCCCAGTCTTACCGGAGAAGGAATTGGTGTTACTACTTCGGTATTATCCGCTATGGGGCATAAGGATGACGTGATAGCGCGGATGTTTGCGGAGGCTGCGGCAGAGAGGTGGAACTGCACTGTAGTGTGTACCTGCGGGATTCATGTGGAAGATCTTACACCGGAACAGCTTGATATTGTCCGGGAGAAATGCGCCGGACTTTTGCAGAGAATGCTGGAGCAGACAGATGAATGACGCAGGGAACACCCGGACGTACATGTCCGGGTGTTCCTGTATGGCTCTGCTGTTTACTTTTGGTATTCAAATTGAAACTCCACGAACTCGTCTATGAAGCGTAACATATAATCAACGACAGCCTCACAGACTTCTCTGCCAAGTTCCGCGGAAGCATCCGCCGCACTGCGGCTGTAGTCAACACCTGAGGAATGTCCGTGCTCGATCAGGTCACCGGTCTTTGATACATCCCTCGTACGCAAGTTCAGATAGACGCCGGCGCCCTCGAATTCACCCCGGTGAAGATCCAGAAGTTTGATATTGCCTATTTTCTGATTCTCTGGAATATGGGCGCGTTCCACCTTGACGGTATCCGGAGCTATGTGCATCATTACAGACGTTTCTGTAATATCGCCGTGTCCGATAAGTCCCCACTTGCTGTCAAGGTCACCGGCAACTTCAAACCACTGGATATTGGCAGCCGGAATGTTCTGAAGCCGCAGCTGCTGGCCCACGTCATACAGCGCATTGTTGTTGCCTCCGTGTCCGTTGATGAACAGGAAATGGGTGAAGCCGTAAGAGATGAGCTGCTGACAGACTTCAGACACATAAGCGGTAAGTGTTGTCTGGGATACTGCCATTGTTCCGGGAAAGTCAGCATGATACAGTGCGTGGCCGAAGGGGATAACCGGGGTCACCAGGCCCTTGTCGGTCCTTTTTCCGACCATCTCTGCCAGATACTGTGCGATGATCCAGTCCGTTCCTACCGGAAGGGCAGGTCCGTGCTGTTCAGTGCTTCCCACAGGTATAATGGCAAGCTTTTTTGTCCTGATCGCCTCTTCATTTTCTTCCCATGTGTTTTCAAAAATAAAGTTTGTCATAGAATGCCTCCTTTTTGCCGCCGTAACGATCTGTTATGGAGCTGGTTTATACGATATGTCCTATACACAGCATACGTGAAAAGGAGAAGGTTTGCAAGAATAAGAGAAAGGTGTGTGTATGGATGGACGCTGCAGAAAGAAAAATTTATTCGGTCATTTGCAGTTATGAGGGGATAAAGGCAAAGGAAATAGGAAGATATACAGGAGAGACACGCCAGACAATTAATCGTTATCTGTACGGCTCACCATACATAAAAGAGCTCTGTTACCAGGATAAAGAATACCGGTGGCACGGCCTGATACGCCAGAATGTGCCCCATTATGGAATAGAAGATTTCTGCGGGTACTACAGCTTGGCCGGCGAGTTTTTAGACATTGATTTTGATGAGTTCATCGGCAGACTAAAACAGGGATGCCGGCATATCGGACGGAATCTGAACGATACGAGGGGATTATTCCATTCCTTTGAAGACACTTATAATACGATGCAGAATCTGTTCGGTGATTTTATTGCAGACGGTCTGCCAAATACCATATGGAGAGAGTGGGAGATCATTTTTGAGCTCCGTATTAAGCGTGCGAAGACCATACGCATATACGCGGATGTCATACTTGTGACAGATGAGAAGGTCTTTTCTCTGGAGTTTAAGATGAAGAATGAAAAGACGGACGAGGACATTGAACAGGCGGCAAAATACAGTGAATATCTGGAAGTGCTGTTTGGGCCGCGGTATGACGTCATACCGGCGCTCGTACTGACGGCGGGAGAAAATATTTTGGAAGATGTTGAGTTGAGGCATACAACTGCAGTGGTGCCGGTGTGCTCGGGAGACAGACTCTGCGAACTGATAAAGTATTACTGTTCATTTAGATAAAACTGTCCTGCCGGTACTTCAAGTATTCAGAGAATCTTTTCACTGCGAGTGAGGCGGTCTTTTTATTTCTCACCGCAAAGCAGATATCACGATATATCGGAGGATCCAGTTCCTTGACAATAATGTTGTAAGGCGTCCGCTTCAAAATAAGCTGATGGAGCATACTGATTCCGAGACCTTTTTCAACCATGGACATAACTGCATAGTCATCCCATGTGATAAGGCGGGTCTGTGGCTTCAGAGAAAACCGACTGAATATATCCGCAATCTCTGTATTATTTTCCCGTTCAAGCATTATGAAAGGTTCTCTGCAGAATGAAGAGATGGGGAATCTGTCACAATCTGCCATCGGATGTGAGACCGGGAGGACCGCGAGCAGCGCGTCCTGCTCCAACGGAAGCGTATCGAGGTCTGAGCGGACAGGAAGCCGCAGGAAGCCACAGTCTACACTTCCCTCCAGCAGCCATTCCTCAATCTCACTGTAGTTTCCAAGACGCAGTTCATATTCAATATGAGGGTATGATTTCTGAAATTCATGTATGATATTCGGAAGCCAGTGTGTTGCAACACTTGAAAATGTACCTATGCGGATAAAGCCAGACTGAAGGCCATTTAATTCGTCCACCTGCATCTGCAGCATTTCGTATTTCCGACACACTTCTTTAGCAAATGGAAGCAGTTTCATTCCGTCACTGGTCAGTTTAACACCGGTTTTTCTGCGTTCCAGAAGGATAACCTTCCATTCTTTTTCCAGGTCGTTTATCATCCGGCTGATGCCGGATTGGGAATAATTTAAAATCTCAGCAGCCTTTGTGAAGCTGCCATATTCTACTGTTTTTATAAATGCCATATATTTTTGAATATTCATGTCCATAGTGTCTGCCTCCTGATATATCTGAAAATATCATGACTAACATGAAAAACATTCGTTATTGTAATTCTTAATGGTATGATACAATAATAGCTGAAGATACCCTGAGTTGGCAAGTAAAATCACAATATACCAAAGGAAGTGGATATATAATGTTTTATGTAAGCGAGATCAGAACAACGGAGCCGGGCAGCTTTAAAAGCCCGCTGCAGAAAAAGGTATATCAGGTTCTTGGTGAATTAAAAGTACCTTATAAGAGGGTGGATACGGACGAAGCCATTACAATGGAGGACTGTGTGCTGATCAACAGAAGGCTGGATATGGATATGGTTAAGACATTGTTTTTATGCAATAAGAAGAAAACACTGTTTTATTTGTTCATTACAACAGATAATAAACCGTTTGACACAAAGAAATTCTGTGAACAGCTCAACATACCGAGGGTATCCTTTGCGCCGAAGGAATTATTTGAAGAGATACTTGAAACGAAGATCGGCGCAGCGACTGTTTACAGTGTATTGCACGACTGGGACAAGACAATACAGGTAATATTTGATAAGGATGTTGCAGACACGGAGTATTATGGCTGCAGCGATGGAACTACGACCGGATATATGAAAGTAAAAACAGAGGACATATTGAATAAGATATTGCCGTATTCAAAACATAAGTATAAAATTATTGACATTTAGAAAAGGAGGAGATTCATTATGAAAACAACGATAGTATATGCGCATCCGTGGGACGGCTCTTTTAACAGGGCTGTTTTGGAGGAAGCCGAGAAAGCAGCGGGGGATTGTTATCTGATTGATTTGTACAAAGACAGATTTGACCCTGTTATGTCTGAGGAAGATTTAAAACTGTACGGTGAAGGGAGAACATCGGATCTGCTCGTAAAGCGATATAATGAAATATTGGATGATACAGACAGAATTATATTTATTTTTCCTGTCTGGTGGTATGATATGCCCGCTGTTATGCGCGGATTTTTAGATAAGGTCATGTTGAAAGATTCGGCATATTACAGTGATGATACAGGTCTTCATGCGTTGCGCAGCATAGAGGATACCTATATATTTACAACATCTTCTACTTCAACTGACAATTTGATACATAAATTTGGTGATGCCATAAATGGCACCTTAATAGGAGCTACGTTTGAGGCCGTCGGTTTCCACAATGCCGTGTGGAAGAATCTGGGCGGGATCGACAGCCTTACTGAGCAGGAAAGAAAAGAGTACCTCGGTCAGATATCTGAATATTTATCAGGTTCTGACGCGTAGCTGCCAGGCCAGCCTGCCAAATAACTTATAGAAGTCCCTTTAATACAACGTATCCAGATGATGGAGTGCAGACGGATTTTATTAAACAAAAAAGAAATTAATATATACTTGTGGTATAATTTTCAAAAGAGAATGGAGGAATGTTATGGAATGTGCTATTCGATGCTGGAGAATGGAAGACGCGGCAGATGTTTCCAGGATGCTGAATAATAAGAAGGTCCAGGATAATTTAAGAGACGGTATGCCGTATCCTTACACGGAGAAAGATGGTAAGGAATTCATAGCGTCCATGCTGGCTGCGGACCCGGAGGAAACGATTGCATTTGCCATTACGGCGGATGACAGGGCGGTGGGAAGTATCGGGGTCTTCCGGTGCGGTAACATTCACTTCCGCACTGCCGAGATGGGATATTATATCGGTGAGCCTTTCTGGGGAAAAGGGTTAGGAACGAGCGCCGTACGAAAGACGTGCGATTATGTATTTGAACATACAAATATTATAAGAATATTTGCGGAGCCTTTTTCTTACAATACTGCCTCATGCCGCGTCCTTGAAAAAGCAGGATTTCAGTTTGAGGGACTTTTGCGCAAAAATGCGGTCAAGAATGGGAAGATCGTGGATATGAAAATGTATTCGCGTATTAATGATTGACATATCAGGAGCTTCTTTTAGCAGAAAGAACGGCTGTTATCCTAGGAATGTAAAGAGTTCTTGACATTTAAAACTTACATGTTATGATTGAAATGTAAAGAACTTTTTACATCAGGAGGTGTACTATGAAAAAGTTGTTCAGACGCGCAGAGCTTCGGAGAATGGACGAGATGGAGAGAAGTATAATCCTGAAAGGACAGCGCAATGCGCTGGTATATGTCACTGTGGTGCTTGGTGTCTGGTCCTTTTATGAAATATATAAGTTATATGTACAGAAGACATCAGCCAGCTTTATGCCTTTAATTTTACTGTGTACTACTTTCACGGTCGAAACTTGTTCGCAGCTTTATTACCAAAAAGAAGCGGTCAAGGGAGAGGAGGAGTACCACGAACTTTCATTTTCCAGAACACTCTTAACTATTATTTTTATGGGGATTGTGACGGCGGCCGTTTTAACCGGTATTATTATAGCTGTATATGTAAGGTGGGAGCATTAGTGAAAAATAACATTAAGCAGCTGAGAAAGAGCAGGGGACTGCGTCAGGAAGATCTGGCCGCCCGTTCCGGGGTGTCGAGGCAGACGATCATTGCAATTGAAAATGATAAGTACAATCCGACACTTGAGCTGGCTATGAAGCTTGCAAGACTGCTGGATACTACGGTGGAGGAACTGTTTATATTACAGTGACAAAAGCTGGAAATGAATAAATTTTTACGCAATGGTAAAGAATGACAGAAGGGACAAATTCTTTAAAAAATGAGCAAAAAGTATTGCATTTACGGCAGGTTTATGATATTATAATTTTCGGTCACTCCATGAGACAGGCCGTTTAAATATAAGTATTTTGGCTCCGTGGTCAAGCGGTTAAGACATCGCCCTTTCACGGCGGTAACACGGGTTCGATTCCCGTCGGAGTCATTTTTGATTTGCCGTTGTGGCTCAATTGGCAGAGCAGCTGATTTGTAATCAGCAGGTTACCGGTTCAAGTCCGGTCAACGGCTTAGTTCCTATAAGGGACTTATAAGTTTTTGGACCCTTAGCTCAGCTGGTTAGAGCAATCGGCTCATAACCGATCGGTCCTGGGTTCGAGTCCCCGAGGGTCCACTGCAGCGTCTCAGCACTAAGTCCGTATTTCAGGATAAGTGCTGCGGCATGCGTTGTTTTAAACAATTCATCAAATTTTCAAAGTAGTAATAGTTAGGCCCAGTGGCTCAGTTGGTTAGAGCGCCGCCCTGTCACGGCGGAGGTCGAGAGTTCGAGTCTCTTCTGGGTCGTTATATGGGATCTTAGCTCAGCTGGGAGAGCATCT
This is a stretch of genomic DNA from [Clostridium] hylemonae DSM 15053. It encodes these proteins:
- a CDS encoding GNAT family N-acetyltransferase; this encodes MECAIRCWRMEDAADVSRMLNNKKVQDNLRDGMPYPYTEKDGKEFIASMLAADPEETIAFAITADDRAVGSIGVFRCGNIHFRTAEMGYYIGEPFWGKGLGTSAVRKTCDYVFEHTNIIRIFAEPFSYNTASCRVLEKAGFQFEGLLRKNAVKNGKIVDMKMYSRIND
- a CDS encoding UbiD family decarboxylase; the protein is MQPIKSFREYVEKLKEENEIVTVTQEVDWNLEMSAITRHAYDLPAPAPIFKNIKDCTPGFEVLGAPVGLSPDKEHPFKRVALSLGLPVDMSGPALVEAWSHLPDVEPIPPRLVETGACKENKVFGEDIDLTKLPVPFIHYGDGGRYINTYGIFIARTPDGSWVNWAITRAMLDGPRTIAGVVIPTQDFGKIYAQWKEIGEEMPFALCLGVDPAIAMIAGYPLPSGVNEGEVIGGWYKEPVDVVKCETHDLLVPASSEIVIEGFASLEEMVPEGPMGEYGGYVWAGRSKPVPCFHVTAMTHRDNPVMPVCVAGVPTEENHTNWGMSIAASIQNVLRRQGFPIRECFIPMESAAHWFVVSVDRERKQEDDEQLAVDIGKAVFASKGGSYIPKVLVVDDDVDPGDIKQLVWALATRHHPDRRVVMEDQYIFPLVAYLSAEEKSEAISTRVIYNCLTPFHRWPQEQRPVEASFRGYPEELQKHVLDNWEKYGF
- a CDS encoding helix-turn-helix transcriptional regulator → MKNNIKQLRKSRGLRQEDLAARSGVSRQTIIAIENDKYNPTLELAMKLARLLDTTVEELFILQ
- a CDS encoding NAD(P)H-dependent oxidoreductase — translated: MKTTIVYAHPWDGSFNRAVLEEAEKAAGDCYLIDLYKDRFDPVMSEEDLKLYGEGRTSDLLVKRYNEILDDTDRIIFIFPVWWYDMPAVMRGFLDKVMLKDSAYYSDDTGLHALRSIEDTYIFTTSSTSTDNLIHKFGDAINGTLIGATFEAVGFHNAVWKNLGGIDSLTEQERKEYLGQISEYLSGSDA
- a CDS encoding LysR family transcriptional regulator — encoded protein: MDMNIQKYMAFIKTVEYGSFTKAAEILNYSQSGISRMINDLEKEWKVILLERRKTGVKLTSDGMKLLPFAKEVCRKYEMLQMQVDELNGLQSGFIRIGTFSSVATHWLPNIIHEFQKSYPHIEYELRLGNYSEIEEWLLEGSVDCGFLRLPVRSDLDTLPLEQDALLAVLPVSHPMADCDRFPISSFCREPFIMLERENNTEIADIFSRFSLKPQTRLITWDDYAVMSMVEKGLGISMLHQLILKRTPYNIIVKELDPPIYRDICFAVRNKKTASLAVKRFSEYLKYRQDSFI
- a CDS encoding creatininase family protein; this translates as MTNFIFENTWEENEEAIRTKKLAIIPVGSTEQHGPALPVGTDWIIAQYLAEMVGKRTDKGLVTPVIPFGHALYHADFPGTMAVSQTTLTAYVSEVCQQLISYGFTHFLFINGHGGNNNALYDVGQQLRLQNIPAANIQWFEVAGDLDSKWGLIGHGDITETSVMMHIAPDTVKVERAHIPENQKIGNIKLLDLHRGEFEGAGVYLNLRTRDVSKTGDLIEHGHSSGVDYSRSAADASAELGREVCEAVVDYMLRFIDEFVEFQFEYQK
- a CDS encoding prolyl-tRNA synthetase associated domain-containing protein; protein product: MFYVSEIRTTEPGSFKSPLQKKVYQVLGELKVPYKRVDTDEAITMEDCVLINRRLDMDMVKTLFLCNKKKTLFYLFITTDNKPFDTKKFCEQLNIPRVSFAPKELFEEILETKIGAATVYSVLHDWDKTIQVIFDKDVADTEYYGCSDGTTTGYMKVKTEDILNKILPYSKHKYKIIDI
- a CDS encoding UbiX family flavin prenyltransferase codes for the protein MRIIAGVTGATGVIMSYYLLKALKSIEGCEVYLILSDGAKLTWELESSIPLEEMVELADHVYDERDLAAPVSSGSFVTDGMIVLPCSMKTLAGIASGYAENLIVRAADVCMKEGRKVVLVPREMPFGKIHIRNMKEASELGCVIVPPVLTFYNSPGTIEDMINHIVGKILLQFGISYDKFIPWTGEPEKKC
- a CDS encoding helix-turn-helix domain containing protein, producing MDAAERKIYSVICSYEGIKAKEIGRYTGETRQTINRYLYGSPYIKELCYQDKEYRWHGLIRQNVPHYGIEDFCGYYSLAGEFLDIDFDEFIGRLKQGCRHIGRNLNDTRGLFHSFEDTYNTMQNLFGDFIADGLPNTIWREWEIIFELRIKRAKTIRIYADVILVTDEKVFSLEFKMKNEKTDEDIEQAAKYSEYLEVLFGPRYDVIPALVLTAGENILEDVELRHTTAVVPVCSGDRLCELIKYYCSFR